Proteins found in one Pseudoxanthomonas sp. SL93 genomic segment:
- the gcvP gene encoding aminomethyl-transferring glycine dehydrogenase, with translation MPAMSNTPSLRELEHHGAFLERHIGPNDAEIAHMLRTVGYDSLDAMTDAIVPAGIKSTAPLALPDPITEEEALAKIRAVADRNQVFRNYIGQGYYGTHTPKVILRNILENPAWYTAYTPYQAEISQGRMEALINFQTMVADLTGMEIANASLLDEATAAAEAMTLAKRSAKSKSNVFFVHDRVHPQTLEVLRTRAEPLDIELVVGSAEDALATDGFGVLLQYPDTLGGIGDHRALAEAVHVRGGLVAVATDLLALTLIAAPGEWGADIVVGNTQRFGVPFGFGGPHAAFMACRDAFKRSMPGRLIGVSIDAEGKPAYRLTLQTREQHIRREKATSNICTAQVLLAVMASMYAVYHGPEGLTRIAHRTHRLAAILADALRAAGVSVGEGFFDTLHVSGIDAAAVHAKGRAAGINLRALDAHSVGISLDETTTRKDVADLAALFGASITDIDAADATTADALPAALKRSSAFLQHPVFNTHHSEHELLRYMRALADKDLAMDRTMIPLGSCTMKLNATAEMIPVTWPEFGAIHPLAPAEQATGYKQLIDELEAMLVECTGYDAVSLQPNSGAQGEYAGLLAIRAYHRSRGEAHRDICLIPESAHGTNPASAQMCGMTVVVTKCDANGNVDVDDIRRAAEKYSDRLAALMITYPSTHGVFEEDVVEICQIVHQHGGQVYTDGANMNALVGVAKPGKWGSDVSHLNLHKTFCIPHGGGGPGVGPCAVKSHLAPFLPRTLGGEGDVGMVSAASFGSASILPISWMYVTLMGAQGLRKATQVALLNANYIAKRLEPHFETLYTGRNGLVAHECILDLRPLKDSTGISAEDVAKRLIDFGFHAPTLSFPVAGTLMVEPTESESLHELDRFIDAMIEIRDEIRAVEDGRLDREDNPLKNAPHTATMVMASEWTHAYPRELAAFPLATLKLQKYWPPVARVDNVYGDKNVMCACIPVDAYKDDEVEA, from the coding sequence ATGCCCGCCATGTCCAACACCCCCTCCCTGCGCGAGCTCGAGCACCACGGTGCATTCCTCGAGCGCCACATCGGCCCCAACGACGCCGAGATCGCGCACATGCTGCGTACCGTCGGTTACGACTCGCTCGACGCGATGACCGACGCCATCGTGCCCGCCGGCATCAAGTCCACCGCGCCGCTGGCGCTGCCCGACCCGATCACCGAGGAAGAGGCACTGGCCAAGATCCGTGCCGTGGCCGACCGCAACCAGGTGTTCCGCAACTACATCGGCCAGGGCTACTACGGCACGCACACGCCCAAGGTCATCCTGCGCAACATCCTGGAGAACCCCGCGTGGTACACGGCCTATACGCCGTACCAGGCCGAGATCTCGCAGGGCCGCATGGAAGCGCTGATCAATTTCCAGACCATGGTCGCCGACCTGACCGGCATGGAGATCGCCAACGCCTCGCTGCTCGACGAAGCCACCGCCGCCGCCGAGGCGATGACGCTGGCAAAGCGTTCGGCCAAGTCGAAGTCGAACGTGTTCTTCGTGCACGACCGCGTGCACCCGCAGACGCTGGAAGTGCTGCGCACGCGCGCCGAACCGCTGGACATCGAACTGGTCGTCGGCAGCGCCGAAGACGCGCTCGCCACCGACGGCTTCGGCGTGCTGCTGCAGTATCCCGACACGCTGGGCGGCATCGGCGACCACAGGGCGCTGGCCGAGGCCGTGCATGTACGCGGCGGCCTGGTCGCCGTGGCCACCGACCTGCTGGCACTCACCCTGATCGCCGCGCCGGGTGAATGGGGCGCGGACATCGTGGTCGGCAACACGCAGCGCTTCGGCGTGCCGTTCGGCTTCGGCGGCCCGCACGCCGCCTTCATGGCGTGCCGTGACGCGTTCAAGCGCAGCATGCCCGGCCGCCTGATCGGCGTGTCGATCGATGCCGAGGGCAAGCCCGCCTACCGCCTGACCCTGCAGACGCGCGAGCAGCACATCCGCCGCGAGAAGGCCACCTCCAACATCTGCACCGCGCAGGTGCTGCTGGCGGTGATGGCCAGCATGTACGCCGTCTACCACGGCCCGGAAGGCCTCACCCGCATCGCCCACCGCACGCACCGCCTGGCCGCCATCCTGGCCGATGCGCTGCGCGCCGCCGGCGTCAGCGTCGGCGAGGGTTTCTTCGACACCCTGCATGTCAGCGGCATCGACGCCGCCGCCGTGCATGCCAAGGGCCGTGCCGCCGGCATCAACCTGCGTGCGCTCGACGCGCACAGCGTGGGCATCAGCCTGGACGAGACCACCACCCGCAAGGACGTGGCGGACCTGGCGGCCCTGTTCGGCGCGTCGATCACCGACATCGACGCCGCCGATGCCACCACCGCCGACGCCCTACCCGCCGCCCTGAAGCGCAGCAGCGCGTTCCTGCAGCACCCGGTGTTCAATACGCACCACAGCGAGCACGAACTGCTGCGCTACATGCGCGCGCTGGCCGACAAGGACCTGGCGATGGATCGCACCATGATCCCGCTGGGCAGCTGCACCATGAAGCTCAACGCCACCGCCGAGATGATCCCGGTGACTTGGCCGGAGTTCGGTGCCATCCACCCGCTGGCCCCGGCCGAACAGGCCACCGGCTACAAGCAGCTGATCGACGAACTGGAAGCCATGCTGGTCGAATGCACCGGCTACGACGCGGTCAGCCTGCAGCCCAACTCCGGCGCGCAAGGTGAATACGCCGGCCTGCTGGCGATCCGCGCCTACCATCGCTCGCGCGGTGAAGCGCACCGCGACATCTGCCTGATCCCCGAGTCCGCGCACGGCACCAACCCGGCCAGCGCGCAGATGTGCGGCATGACCGTGGTGGTCACCAAGTGCGACGCCAACGGCAACGTCGACGTCGACGACATCCGTCGTGCCGCCGAGAAGTACAGCGACCGCCTGGCCGCGCTGATGATCACCTACCCGTCCACGCATGGCGTGTTCGAGGAGGACGTGGTCGAGATCTGCCAGATCGTCCACCAGCATGGTGGGCAGGTGTATACCGACGGCGCCAACATGAATGCCCTGGTCGGCGTGGCCAAGCCCGGCAAGTGGGGTTCGGACGTCTCGCACCTCAACCTGCACAAGACCTTCTGCATCCCGCACGGCGGCGGCGGCCCGGGCGTTGGCCCGTGCGCGGTCAAGTCGCACCTGGCGCCGTTCCTGCCGCGCACGCTGGGCGGCGAAGGCGACGTGGGCATGGTGTCGGCGGCCAGCTTCGGCAGCGCCAGCATCCTGCCGATCAGCTGGATGTACGTCACGCTGATGGGTGCGCAGGGCCTGCGCAAGGCCACCCAGGTCGCCCTGCTCAACGCCAACTACATCGCCAAGCGGCTGGAACCGCATTTCGAGACGCTCTACACCGGCCGCAACGGGCTGGTGGCGCACGAGTGCATCCTCGACCTGCGCCCGCTGAAGGACAGCACCGGCATCAGCGCCGAAGACGTCGCCAAGCGCCTGATCGACTTCGGCTTCCACGCGCCCACGCTGAGCTTCCCGGTCGCCGGCACGCTGATGGTGGAACCGACCGAGAGCGAATCGCTGCACGAGCTGGACCGCTTCATCGACGCCATGATCGAGATCCGCGACGAGATCCGCGCGGTGGAAGACGGCCGCCTGGACCGGGAGGACAACCCGCTGAAGAACGCGCCGCACACCGCCACGATGGTGATGGCCAGCGAGTGGACCCACGCCTACCCGCGCGAACTGGCCGCCTTCCCGCTGGCCACGCTGAAGCTGCAGAAGTACTGGCCGCCGGTCGCGCGCGTGGACAACGTCTACGGCGACAAGAACGTCATGTGCGCCTGCATCCCGGTGGATGCGTACAAGGACGATGAAGTGGAGGCCTGA
- a CDS encoding 3-dehydroquinate dehydratase, which translates to MSILIIRGPEPHADDANRPLPAHLVQGLVRRAACAGKTLAVRRCGSTREMLHALSMANQWHVEATLLDPGTQVDSPLLQRALQGLDHPYIEVHDDVSHPPEPTLPTRGGRCLAVVNGYGLHGYTLALNIALDHLGAAECECDVHVGT; encoded by the coding sequence ATGTCCATCCTGATCATCCGCGGGCCGGAACCACACGCCGACGACGCCAACCGTCCCCTTCCCGCCCATCTGGTGCAAGGGCTGGTGCGACGCGCCGCGTGTGCCGGCAAGACGCTGGCCGTGCGCCGCTGCGGCAGCACGCGCGAGATGCTGCATGCCCTGTCGATGGCCAACCAGTGGCACGTGGAAGCCACCCTGCTCGACCCCGGCACGCAGGTGGACAGTCCGCTGCTGCAACGCGCGCTGCAGGGCCTGGACCATCCCTACATCGAAGTCCACGACGACGTCAGCCACCCGCCCGAACCCACCCTGCCCACGCGCGGCGGGCGCTGCCTGGCCGTGGTCAACGGTTACGGCCTGCACGGCTACACGCTGGCGCTGAACATCGCGCTCGACCACCTGGGCGCGGCGGAGTGCGAATGCGATGTGCACGTGGGCACCTGA
- a CDS encoding multidrug effflux MFS transporter yields the protein MSVAKPVSSLRLALLLGGLAMFGPFSIDTIFPAFPAMGAQLGADKVAMQQTISVYLLTYALMSLVHGPLSDAFGRRKVILGGLSVFLLASVGCALSTDMGTLLFFRALQGLSAGVGFIVGRAVVRDVHHGDDAQRLMSQVSMIFGIAPAIAPIVGGWILGWSAWPMIFWFLAGFSLLLMLSVGAWLPETHPKEVRLKVSPRHLLRDYFAILGNRRFLRLAAAGSLSFGGLFLYIASAPAFVMDLLHLNEQQFAWLFLPTIGGMVLGAFLSGRSAGRVEGRRLVAIGFGCMAVAMVANVGYNAWAGDAMRIPWAVMPMTLAALGVALVFPILTLSILDMYPRQRGAASSLQAFSNLVVNAIIAGVLSPLLSHHGLHLALGMAGFTLLGWLMWRWEASVSRDMPSCPRESAALEPTDHL from the coding sequence ATGAGCGTCGCCAAACCCGTCTCCAGCCTTCGCCTGGCCCTGCTGCTGGGCGGACTGGCCATGTTCGGGCCGTTCTCCATCGACACCATTTTCCCGGCCTTTCCGGCCATGGGCGCGCAGCTGGGCGCCGACAAGGTGGCCATGCAGCAGACGATCAGCGTGTACCTGCTGACGTATGCGCTGATGAGCCTGGTGCACGGGCCGCTGTCGGATGCGTTCGGGCGGCGCAAGGTCATCCTGGGCGGCCTGTCCGTGTTCCTGCTGGCATCGGTGGGCTGCGCGCTGTCCACCGACATGGGCACCCTGCTGTTCTTCCGTGCGCTGCAGGGGCTGTCGGCCGGCGTGGGTTTCATCGTCGGCCGCGCGGTGGTCCGCGACGTGCACCACGGCGACGATGCGCAACGGTTGATGAGCCAGGTGTCGATGATCTTCGGCATCGCGCCGGCCATCGCCCCCATCGTGGGCGGCTGGATCCTGGGCTGGAGTGCGTGGCCGATGATCTTCTGGTTCCTGGCCGGCTTCTCGCTGCTGCTGATGCTGTCGGTGGGGGCGTGGCTGCCGGAAACGCACCCCAAGGAAGTGCGCCTCAAAGTGTCGCCACGCCACCTGCTGCGCGACTACTTCGCCATCCTCGGCAACCGTCGCTTCCTGCGACTGGCGGCGGCCGGTTCGCTGAGCTTCGGCGGCCTGTTCCTGTATATCGCATCGGCGCCGGCGTTCGTGATGGACCTGCTGCATCTGAACGAGCAGCAGTTCGCCTGGCTGTTCCTGCCTACGATCGGCGGCATGGTGCTGGGTGCCTTCCTGTCGGGCCGTTCCGCTGGCCGAGTGGAGGGTCGGCGGCTGGTGGCCATCGGCTTCGGCTGCATGGCGGTGGCGATGGTGGCCAACGTGGGCTACAACGCCTGGGCGGGCGATGCGATGCGGATTCCGTGGGCCGTGATGCCGATGACGCTGGCGGCGCTGGGCGTGGCGCTGGTGTTCCCCATCCTGACGTTGTCCATCCTGGACATGTACCCGCGCCAGCGCGGCGCCGCGTCGTCGCTGCAGGCTTTCAGCAACCTGGTGGTCAACGCGATCATCGCCGGGGTGCTGTCGCCACTGCTGAGCCACCACGGCCTGCACCTGGCGCTGGGCATGGCAGGCTTCACGCTGCTGGGCTGGCTGATGTGGCGCTGGGAAGCCAGCGTCAGCCGCGACATGCCATCCTGTCCCCGCGAGAGCGCGGCGCTGGAACCCACCGATCACCTCTGA
- a CDS encoding metal-dependent hydrolase — translation MPTLFTHALLPLAAGVALGSARVPPRLVAAGMIAAVLPDADVAMFKFGIDYAHAFGHRGASHSLLFALACGILGAGASRWLHASARTAFLFIALAAASHPLLDMLTDGGLGVALYWPWSDARHFAPWRVIEVSPFAHRFFSARGVEVMLSELRCVWWPALTVAALAFWRRRRKSL, via the coding sequence ATGCCCACCCTCTTCACCCATGCCCTGCTCCCGCTCGCTGCCGGCGTCGCACTGGGTAGCGCCCGCGTTCCGCCCCGTCTGGTCGCGGCCGGAATGATCGCCGCCGTCCTGCCGGATGCCGACGTGGCGATGTTCAAGTTCGGCATCGACTACGCGCATGCGTTCGGGCACCGCGGTGCCAGCCATTCGCTGCTGTTCGCGCTGGCATGCGGAATACTGGGCGCCGGCGCATCGCGCTGGCTGCACGCCAGTGCGCGCACGGCTTTCCTGTTCATCGCCCTCGCCGCCGCCTCGCACCCGTTGCTGGACATGCTGACGGACGGGGGCTTGGGCGTGGCGCTGTACTGGCCATGGTCAGATGCGCGGCATTTCGCGCCGTGGCGCGTGATCGAGGTCTCGCCGTTCGCCCACCGCTTCTTCAGCGCGCGGGGCGTGGAGGTAATGCTGTCCGAACTGCGCTGCGTGTGGTGGCCGGCGCTGACCGTGGCCGCCCTCGCCTTCTGGAGACGCCGCAGGAAATCCCTGTAG
- a CDS encoding alpha/beta fold hydrolase → MRLVLLSCAVLVAAALLPAGHARAVDAPACHAGAYRLLDGSVVEIGRVSEPAQLRWRRVDGSTGLLSPADDAWRSTTGWTGRPDGKVVRFGDCAEARIDFDGQAGSKIAFDITETRFAGKGEQLRGRLVLPQGDGPVPIAVIVHGSEDYSGVDFYSAQHLFPAQGVGVFVYDKRGTGQSTGKYTQDFHLLSDDAVAALAEARRLAGPRAARTGFLGGSQAGWIAPLAASKTGDAAFVVVGYGMADSPLAEDRDQVMLDLRRAGYGDDVLATAREITDATGAVVASRREADWERLEAVRRRYAGEPWYPAIKGEFSGLLLQHTREQIEATAAQHDKGTTWNYDALPVLRALRIPQLWILAGADREAPPEETRRRLVALAEAGHPITTVVFPDTDHGIREFETGDDDSRTYTRVADGYQRMQADWILTGSLPDAPYGRAQLLAQPRR, encoded by the coding sequence ATGCGCCTTGTCCTTCTTTCCTGCGCCGTGCTCGTCGCCGCCGCGCTGCTGCCGGCCGGTCACGCCCGCGCCGTCGATGCGCCCGCCTGCCATGCCGGCGCCTATCGCCTCCTTGATGGCAGCGTGGTGGAGATCGGTCGCGTCAGCGAACCGGCACAACTGCGCTGGCGGCGCGTGGATGGCAGCACCGGCCTGCTCTCGCCCGCGGACGATGCATGGCGCAGCACCACGGGCTGGACCGGCCGCCCCGACGGCAAGGTCGTGCGCTTCGGCGACTGCGCGGAAGCCCGCATCGACTTCGATGGGCAGGCCGGCTCGAAGATCGCCTTCGACATCACCGAAACGCGTTTCGCCGGCAAGGGCGAGCAGTTGCGTGGCCGGCTGGTGCTGCCGCAGGGTGATGGTCCCGTGCCGATCGCGGTCATCGTGCACGGGTCGGAGGACTACTCCGGCGTCGACTTCTATTCAGCACAGCATCTGTTCCCCGCGCAGGGCGTGGGCGTGTTCGTCTACGACAAGCGCGGCACCGGGCAGTCCACCGGCAAGTACACGCAGGACTTCCATCTGCTGTCCGACGACGCCGTCGCGGCATTGGCTGAAGCACGTCGCCTGGCCGGTCCGCGCGCGGCGCGCACCGGCTTCCTGGGCGGCAGCCAGGCCGGCTGGATCGCACCGCTGGCGGCCAGCAAGACCGGTGATGCCGCCTTCGTCGTGGTCGGCTACGGCATGGCGGACAGTCCGCTGGCCGAGGATCGCGACCAGGTGATGCTGGACCTGCGCCGCGCCGGGTACGGCGACGACGTGCTGGCGACGGCGCGCGAGATCACCGATGCCACCGGTGCCGTCGTGGCTTCGCGCCGCGAGGCCGACTGGGAACGCCTGGAGGCCGTCCGCCGCCGCTATGCAGGCGAACCCTGGTACCCCGCGATCAAGGGCGAGTTCAGTGGCCTGCTCCTGCAGCACACGCGGGAGCAGATCGAAGCCACCGCCGCGCAGCACGACAAGGGCACCACGTGGAATTACGACGCCCTGCCGGTGCTGCGGGCCCTGCGCATCCCGCAGCTGTGGATCCTGGCGGGCGCGGACCGCGAAGCGCCGCCGGAGGAAACCCGTCGCCGCCTGGTGGCGTTGGCGGAAGCGGGCCACCCGATCACCACGGTGGTATTCCCCGACACCGACCATGGCATCCGCGAATTCGAGACCGGTGACGATGACAGCCGCACGTACACGCGCGTCGCCGACGGATACCAGCGCATGCAGGCCGACTGGATCCTTACCGGCTCGCTGCCGGATGCCCCCTACGGGCGTGCGCAGCTGCTGGCGCAGCCAAGGCGCTGA
- a CDS encoding hemerythrin domain-containing protein, with protein MSETIYDALRESHDLQRSLCRRMLRSSPGTAARIALFSELRIVLAAHAAAEERFLYVPILMDDMGLNSSRHALHEHHQIDELVEDLQSLDPRRAAWLKKARALSEKVHHHLREEEKKFFQVSGRILSATKKAQLARQYRRDYARMLEKLHAA; from the coding sequence ATGTCCGAAACGATCTACGACGCCCTGCGCGAAAGCCACGACCTGCAGCGTTCGCTGTGCCGGCGGATGCTGCGCTCCAGCCCCGGCACGGCCGCGCGCATCGCGTTGTTCAGTGAACTGAGGATCGTGCTGGCCGCGCATGCGGCGGCGGAGGAACGCTTCCTTTACGTGCCCATCCTGATGGACGACATGGGGCTGAACTCGTCGCGCCATGCACTGCACGAGCACCACCAGATCGACGAACTGGTCGAAGACCTGCAGTCGCTGGATCCGCGCCGCGCGGCCTGGCTGAAGAAGGCGCGCGCGTTGTCGGAGAAAGTGCACCACCATCTGCGAGAGGAAGAAAAGAAGTTCTTCCAGGTCTCCGGCAGGATCCTCAGTGCCACGAAAAAGGCGCAGCTGGCCCGGCAGTACCGCCGCGACTACGCACGCATGCTGGAGAAGCTGCATGCCGCATGA
- a CDS encoding VOC family protein: METQELHRGRLIDHIQLVVRDLDASRAFYTAVFDVLGVPMGGTADDYFWADELFVSTADSEAAEGKLTGRHHLAFQARDRATVEAFHEAALANGGTDNGAPGERPYHPGYYAAFVLDPDGNNIEAVYHGEARRSAPSVKVTF; the protein is encoded by the coding sequence ATGGAAACCCAGGAACTGCATCGCGGTCGGCTGATCGACCACATCCAACTGGTCGTCCGCGACCTCGACGCCAGCCGCGCGTTCTACACGGCGGTGTTCGATGTACTGGGCGTGCCGATGGGCGGCACCGCCGACGATTATTTCTGGGCCGATGAGCTGTTCGTGTCCACTGCCGACAGCGAGGCGGCGGAAGGCAAGCTGACCGGTCGGCACCACCTGGCGTTCCAGGCACGGGACAGGGCGACGGTGGAGGCGTTCCACGAGGCCGCGCTGGCCAATGGTGGCACCGACAACGGCGCGCCGGGCGAGCGGCCCTACCATCCGGGGTACTACGCAGCGTTCGTGCTGGACCCGGACGGCAACAACATCGAAGCCGTGTACCACGGTGAGGCCAGGCGCAGCGCGCCGTCGGTGAAGGTCACCTTCTAG
- a CDS encoding catalase — protein MATRKSPTSAPSTGKDSAATPGNGGELHFSAGGRHPPLTTNQGIPVSDNQNSLRAHDRGPTLLEDFILREKITHFDHERIPERIVHARGSGAHGYFELTKSLKKYTTARVLTETGVRTPVFCRFSTVAGGAGSVDTPRDVRGFAVKFYTQEGNWDLVGNNIPVFFIQDAMKFPDLVHSVKMEPDRAFPQAASAHDTFWDFISLTPEAFHMIMWAMSDRTIPRSLRMIEGFGVHSFRLLDAKGNSTFVKFHWRPKLGIQSTVWDEAVKLQAADNDFHRRDLFEAIQKGDFPEWELAVQLFTEEQADAFPFDHLDPTKLIPEELVPLTVIGRMVLDRWPDNFFAETEQVAYCPANIVPGIDFSNDPLLQGRLFSYLDTQLSRLGGPNFHQIPVNAPKCPFANLQRDGHMQMQVPKGRVNYEPSSLQADTPRETPAGFRSHATQADGNKGRVRPASFADHYSQARLFFRSQTAPEQAHMAAALVFELSKVETPHVREAIVGHLRHIDADLARRVADGLGLDALPPAPPTSVKPQDMPPSPALQIIGKMKPTLQGRCVGILVDDGSDAAAIAALRKAAEADGAQVKIVAPKIGGAKLGNGKRLPADGQLAGTPSVVFDAVALVLSDAAGKALASEAAAVDWVRDAFGHLKAIAHDEGAAAVIKAAGIGKDAGVVKASDTAAFIKAARTRQYAREPQVRTLP, from the coding sequence ATGGCCACGCGCAAATCCCCCACGTCCGCTCCCTCCACCGGCAAGGACAGCGCCGCGACGCCAGGCAACGGCGGCGAACTGCATTTCAGCGCCGGCGGCAGGCATCCGCCGCTGACCACCAACCAGGGCATCCCGGTCAGCGACAACCAGAACTCGCTGCGCGCGCACGATCGCGGGCCGACGCTGCTGGAAGACTTCATCCTGCGCGAGAAGATCACCCACTTCGACCACGAGCGCATCCCCGAGCGCATCGTGCATGCGCGCGGTTCCGGCGCGCACGGGTACTTCGAGTTGACGAAGTCGCTGAAGAAGTACACCACCGCGCGCGTGCTGACCGAGACCGGCGTGCGCACGCCGGTGTTCTGCCGTTTCTCCACCGTCGCCGGCGGCGCGGGCTCGGTGGACACGCCGCGGGACGTGCGCGGCTTCGCGGTGAAGTTCTACACGCAGGAAGGCAACTGGGACCTGGTGGGCAACAACATCCCGGTGTTCTTCATCCAGGACGCGATGAAGTTCCCCGACCTGGTGCACTCGGTGAAGATGGAACCCGACCGCGCCTTCCCCCAGGCCGCCAGCGCGCACGACACGTTCTGGGATTTCATCTCGCTGACGCCGGAAGCCTTCCACATGATCATGTGGGCGATGAGCGACCGCACCATTCCGCGTTCGCTGCGCATGATCGAAGGCTTCGGCGTGCACAGCTTCCGGCTGCTCGACGCCAAGGGCAACAGCACCTTCGTCAAGTTCCACTGGCGGCCGAAGTTGGGCATCCAGTCCACCGTCTGGGATGAAGCGGTGAAACTGCAGGCCGCCGACAACGATTTCCATCGTCGTGACCTGTTCGAGGCCATCCAGAAGGGCGACTTCCCGGAATGGGAGCTGGCCGTGCAGCTGTTCACCGAGGAACAGGCCGATGCCTTCCCGTTCGATCACCTGGACCCCACCAAGCTGATTCCCGAAGAACTGGTTCCGCTGACGGTGATCGGCCGCATGGTGCTGGACCGCTGGCCGGACAACTTCTTCGCCGAGACCGAACAGGTCGCCTACTGCCCCGCCAACATCGTGCCCGGCATCGATTTCAGCAACGATCCGCTGCTGCAGGGCCGGCTGTTCTCCTACCTGGACACGCAGCTTTCGCGGCTGGGCGGGCCCAACTTCCACCAGATTCCCGTCAACGCGCCGAAGTGCCCCTTCGCCAACCTGCAGCGCGATGGCCACATGCAGATGCAGGTGCCGAAGGGACGCGTGAACTACGAGCCCAGCAGCCTGCAGGCCGACACGCCGCGCGAGACGCCGGCCGGCTTCCGCAGCCATGCAACGCAAGCCGACGGCAACAAGGGGCGCGTGCGTCCGGCGAGCTTCGCCGACCACTACAGCCAGGCGCGGCTGTTCTTCCGCAGCCAGACCGCGCCGGAGCAGGCGCACATGGCGGCGGCACTGGTGTTCGAACTGTCGAAGGTGGAAACCCCGCATGTGCGCGAAGCCATCGTCGGCCACCTGCGCCATATCGACGCGGACCTGGCCAGGCGCGTCGCCGACGGCCTGGGCCTGGACGCGCTGCCGCCCGCCCCGCCCACTTCCGTCAAGCCGCAGGACATGCCGCCGTCGCCCGCGCTGCAGATCATCGGCAAGATGAAGCCCACGCTGCAGGGCCGCTGCGTCGGCATCCTGGTCGATGACGGTTCGGATGCCGCTGCGATTGCCGCCTTGCGCAAGGCCGCGGAAGCCGATGGCGCGCAGGTGAAGATCGTGGCGCCGAAGATCGGCGGCGCGAAGCTGGGCAACGGCAAGCGCCTGCCGGCAGACGGGCAGCTGGCAGGCACGCCGTCGGTGGTGTTCGACGCGGTGGCGCTGGTGCTGTCGGACGCGGCGGGCAAGGCGTTGGCGTCCGAAGCCGCCGCGGTGGACTGGGTGCGTGATGCCTTCGGCCACCTGAAAGCGATCGCGCACGACGAGGGCGCGGCCGCGGTGATCAAGGCCGCGGGCATCGGCAAGGACGCCGGCGTGGTGAAAGCGAGCGACACCGCTGCCTTCATCAAGGCCGCACGCACCCGCCAGTACGCGCGCGAGCCGCAGGTCCGCACCCTGCCCTGA
- a CDS encoding cation:proton antiporter — translation MASTLAFFLDVLIFIVLAWAAWRAVARSIPVAVIPIIIGLVLAATGVLPAGWGVPSKLGDQLGFVGVLLLAFTAGLETRQSAHLPTTAEAAPLPRTQALRFMASAGMALLLPFALGTLAAHYYFTGLPGWDAPRGGAWMGSMAIGLCLAVSALPVLIGIVRELGPLHRPLTQLALRIAVIDDAVLWIGLALLLLAAEGGSLLAGASVLHLLALGVVILLATAGTLAQRLHAPPPAWLVWVSLPVFLVTGAWASSQLGLHALLGAYFGGAMVPPAWGRRLPVERLGQFALIGLAPLFFGHSGLKIDGSVLGWASLQASFALLVLAVVAKLAAVLACPPASHLSRRDALAVGALLQCKGLMEIVAATILRDKGLLSEHAFAALVTLAVLSTLLTGPFFRALVKRRASQTQSGSQPA, via the coding sequence ATGGCCAGCACCCTCGCCTTCTTCCTTGATGTCCTGATCTTCATCGTCCTGGCCTGGGCCGCCTGGCGGGCCGTGGCGCGCTCGATCCCCGTCGCCGTCATCCCGATCATCATCGGGCTGGTGCTGGCCGCCACCGGCGTGCTGCCCGCCGGCTGGGGCGTGCCGTCGAAGCTTGGTGACCAGCTGGGTTTCGTCGGCGTGCTGCTGCTCGCCTTCACCGCCGGCCTTGAAACGCGCCAGTCCGCGCACCTGCCCACCACCGCCGAAGCCGCTCCGCTGCCGCGCACGCAGGCGCTGCGTTTCATGGCCAGCGCCGGCATGGCGCTGCTGCTGCCGTTCGCACTGGGCACGCTGGCCGCGCATTACTACTTCACCGGCCTGCCGGGCTGGGACGCACCGCGCGGCGGCGCGTGGATGGGCTCGATGGCCATCGGCCTGTGCCTTGCGGTGAGTGCGCTGCCGGTGCTGATCGGCATCGTGCGCGAACTCGGTCCGCTGCATCGCCCGCTGACCCAGCTAGCGCTGCGCATCGCGGTGATCGACGACGCCGTGCTGTGGATCGGCCTCGCGCTGTTGCTGCTGGCCGCCGAGGGCGGTTCACTGCTGGCCGGCGCCTCCGTCCTGCACCTGCTCGCGCTGGGCGTGGTGATCCTGCTGGCCACCGCCGGCACGCTGGCGCAGCGGCTGCACGCACCGCCGCCGGCCTGGCTGGTGTGGGTGTCGTTGCCGGTCTTCCTGGTCACCGGTGCCTGGGCCAGTTCGCAGCTCGGCCTGCATGCCCTGCTGGGCGCGTACTTCGGCGGCGCGATGGTGCCGCCGGCGTGGGGCCGACGCTTGCCGGTGGAACGGCTGGGCCAGTTCGCGCTGATCGGGCTCGCACCGCTGTTCTTCGGCCACAGCGGCCTGAAGATCGACGGCAGCGTGCTGGGCTGGGCGTCGCTGCAGGCGTCGTTCGCGCTGCTGGTGCTGGCGGTGGTCGCCAAGCTCGCCGCCGTGCTGGCCTGTCCGCCGGCCTCGCACCTGTCCCGCCGCGACGCGCTGGCCGTCGGTGCGCTGCTGCAGTGCAAGGGCCTGATGGAAATCGTCGCCGCCACCATCCTGCGCGACAAAGGCCTGTTGTCCGAACACGCCTTCGCCGCACTGGTCACGCTGGCCGTGCTGTCGACGCTGCTGACCGGCCCGTTCTTCCGTGCGCTGGTGAAGCGCCGCGCCTCGCAAACGCAATCAGGCAGCCAGCCGGCCTGA